The following coding sequences are from one Cenarchaeum symbiosum A window:
- a CDS encoding thiamine biosynthesis enzyme (COG1060) gives MLEKLASQSQALDRALAGEELSLKDGVEIMEYDNLHILGAAADLARRRLVGESVTFAASYYMNYTNVCAASCQMCAFYRKGGEEDAYTLTPTQIEARVADAKRMGATEVHIVGGFHPDLQLDYYEEMMRTIKKEHPELNIKAFTAAEIFFLSKLTKTSVKEILTRLKEAGLDSMPGGGAELFHPDARNQIVRGKCTGQEWLDTIEQAHNLGIKSNVTMLYGHIEKPEHVVDHLIKVRELQKRTGGFLTIIPLKFSLDNTELEKGGNVSQECSSVYDIKVIALSRLMLAGVLDNISVYWVALGKKLAQVALANGGNDLVGTAFSEEIYRAAGKPTGSSLDELAGMVKEIGRIPIQRNTHFGTVRTF, from the coding sequence ATGCTGGAGAAGCTCGCATCACAATCCCAGGCCCTCGACCGGGCGCTCGCAGGGGAGGAGCTCTCGCTTAAAGACGGGGTGGAGATCATGGAATACGACAACCTGCACATTCTCGGTGCGGCCGCCGATCTGGCCCGCAGGAGGCTCGTGGGGGAATCGGTCACGTTCGCTGCATCATACTACATGAACTATACAAACGTCTGCGCCGCGAGCTGCCAGATGTGCGCTTTCTACCGCAAGGGCGGCGAGGAGGACGCCTACACCCTGACGCCCACCCAGATCGAGGCGCGCGTGGCGGATGCCAAGCGGATGGGCGCCACCGAGGTGCATATAGTGGGCGGATTCCATCCGGACCTGCAGCTGGACTATTACGAGGAGATGATGCGCACGATAAAAAAAGAGCATCCTGAACTCAACATAAAGGCGTTCACCGCGGCCGAGATCTTCTTTCTCTCCAAGCTGACCAAGACCTCCGTCAAGGAGATCCTGACAAGGCTCAAGGAGGCGGGCCTTGACTCGATGCCGGGCGGCGGCGCCGAGCTGTTCCACCCCGACGCGCGGAACCAGATCGTAAGGGGCAAGTGCACGGGCCAGGAATGGCTCGACACCATAGAGCAGGCGCACAACCTGGGCATCAAGAGCAACGTTACAATGCTGTACGGGCACATAGAAAAGCCCGAGCACGTGGTGGACCACCTGATCAAGGTCAGGGAGCTCCAGAAGCGGACGGGGGGATTTTTGACAATCATACCGCTCAAGTTCAGCCTGGACAACACCGAGCTGGAAAAGGGCGGCAACGTCAGCCAGGAATGCTCCTCCGTCTATGACATAAAGGTGATCGCGCTGTCGAGGCTGATGCTCGCCGGCGTGCTAGACAACATATCGGTCTACTGGGTGGCGCTTGGCAAGAAGCTGGCGCAAGTGGCTCTCGCAAACGGGGGAAACGACCTCGTGGGCACCGCGTTCTCCGAGGAGATCTACCGGGCGGCAGGCAAGCCCACCGGCTCGTCGCTCGACGAGCTAGCCGGCATGGTAAAAGAGATAGGCAGGATCCCAATCCAGAGAAACACGCACTTTGGGACCGTCCGCACGTTCTAG
- a CDS encoding conserved hypothetical protein (COG0011) yields MVHAEISIYPMGTQSTSASFYIAKSIEAIRGLEGVRHEITPMGTLLEARTLGEIFEAADMMCEAVHNLGVGRVEVVLKVDSRRDKAQSMDDKMGSVKKHLGQDI; encoded by the coding sequence ATGGTGCACGCAGAGATCAGCATCTACCCGATGGGGACGCAGAGCACCAGCGCCAGCTTTTACATAGCAAAATCCATTGAGGCGATCCGGGGGCTCGAGGGCGTAAGGCACGAGATCACCCCGATGGGAACATTGCTCGAGGCCCGCACGCTCGGGGAGATCTTTGAGGCGGCCGACATGATGTGCGAGGCTGTGCACAATCTTGGCGTGGGCCGGGTGGAGGTCGTGCTAAAGGTGGACTCCAGAAGGGACAAGGCCCAGTCAATGGATGACAAGATGGGCTCTGTCAAAAAGCATCTCGGGCAGGATATCTAG
- a CDS encoding CBS domain (COG0517), producing MGDRPGSVLSVGPESSLSEALGVMRENGVKHVVVALDGRPVGVVTARDAARFLGDGRTAGALDEVPVKHVMQKSVITVPEGSGDRHSQCAARMEAFGIGAVVLVDDRGMITGIVTKTDITREFAAAHGGRFKVGEFMSRGALTCRGSDTVRFAADVMNRNRVSRLVVTDESGVPVGVITTGTLLHHTEYFSGGLPESGADVSRLTDGGAVTAPREGDLAAAAGLMISNKISGLPVTDPDGSLAGVTSTFDVVRAFVAAGTRDEIKHGYGEQY from the coding sequence ATGGGTGACCGGCCGGGGAGCGTTCTGTCAGTGGGCCCTGAATCGTCGCTCTCGGAGGCGCTCGGGGTGATGCGGGAAAACGGCGTAAAGCACGTGGTGGTGGCGCTTGACGGCAGGCCCGTGGGGGTGGTCACGGCCCGGGACGCGGCCCGGTTCCTTGGGGACGGCAGGACCGCAGGCGCCCTCGACGAGGTGCCCGTAAAGCACGTAATGCAGAAGAGCGTGATAACTGTGCCCGAGGGATCTGGGGACCGGCATTCGCAGTGCGCCGCCAGGATGGAGGCATTCGGGATCGGCGCGGTGGTCCTCGTCGATGACCGCGGCATGATAACAGGGATAGTCACCAAGACCGACATAACGCGGGAGTTTGCTGCCGCGCACGGCGGCAGGTTCAAGGTGGGGGAGTTTATGAGCCGCGGCGCCCTTACCTGCAGGGGATCTGACACGGTCCGGTTTGCAGCCGATGTGATGAACAGGAACAGGGTGTCGCGGCTGGTGGTAACCGACGAATCCGGCGTGCCCGTCGGCGTAATCACCACGGGAACGCTGCTCCACCACACGGAATACTTTTCTGGCGGACTCCCGGAATCCGGGGCCGACGTGTCCCGCCTTACGGACGGGGGGGCCGTAACTGCGCCGCGCGAGGGGGACCTGGCCGCGGCGGCAGGCCTGATGATAAGCAACAAGATCAGCGGACTTCCCGTGACCGATCCCGACGGGAGCCTTGCGGGCGTGACCAGCACGTTTGACGTGGTAAGGGCGTTTGTGGCGGCAGGCACCCGCGATGAGATAAAGCACGGGTACGGGGAGCAGTACTGA
- a CDS encoding transcriptional regulator (COG0640) — MQALDAGRRLGGETKDAVLGVLADRYCRAILECTMYRPRSAAEICSESGVPISTVYRRLQALHEAKLIGITGTISDDGKKYLLYRSKMRSAACTFNGGCVEIQVVPNKPWQPAGNHA; from the coding sequence GTGCAGGCGCTAGACGCGGGCCGCAGGCTCGGCGGGGAGACGAAGGACGCGGTCCTCGGAGTGCTGGCCGACAGGTACTGCCGGGCCATACTGGAGTGCACCATGTACAGGCCCCGGTCTGCGGCGGAGATCTGCTCCGAATCCGGCGTGCCGATCAGCACCGTATACAGGCGGCTTCAGGCCTTGCACGAAGCCAAGCTGATCGGGATCACCGGCACGATCAGCGACGACGGCAAAAAGTACCTTTTGTACAGGAGCAAGATGAGGTCAGCCGCATGCACCTTCAACGGGGGATGCGTTGAGATACAGGTGGTCCCCAACAAGCCCTGGCAGCCGGCTGGCAACCATGCATGA
- a CDS encoding nitrogen regulatory protein PII (COG0347): protein MPRVLVKRLDIIIRTDKRDAAIRAIRKVGVGGLTVSEVQGQGAEEKPLVGEFHARVLITTVAEEEKLAPLLKAVGEAVSTGCQGDGKVFVSNVEEVMDLRSKECGHTVL from the coding sequence GTGCCCAGAGTCCTTGTGAAGAGGCTCGATATTATAATCCGGACCGACAAGCGTGACGCCGCGATCCGGGCAATCAGGAAGGTGGGCGTCGGGGGCCTGACAGTATCCGAGGTGCAAGGACAGGGGGCCGAGGAGAAGCCCCTGGTGGGCGAGTTCCACGCCCGGGTCCTGATAACCACGGTGGCCGAGGAAGAGAAGCTCGCCCCCCTGCTCAAGGCGGTGGGCGAGGCCGTATCCACGGGATGCCAGGGGGACGGCAAGGTCTTTGTATCTAATGTAGAGGAGGTAATGGACCTCCGCTCGAAGGAGTGCGGGCACACGGTCCTGTAG
- a CDS encoding transcription initiation factor TFIIB (COG1405) — translation MTSAYPNEYDIRCDLDACQTYPIITDSERGEMFCGGCGSVLVQRMEDAAYGERGHSWEEFSSRSRTGPGTSLAMNDRGLSTMIGRNVDSSGNALSGRTRQTFNRLRVWDQRSRSRSVSNLGKALIQLNAMGIKLGVPEPAVEKAAYIYRKAVGEKLTRGRTVSSLIAASLYAACRESGIPRTLDDMARVSNVERRILSRDLRTMLRKLGMSLTQYDTSSFITKIANNLGLKEKTKRDAVDLLRRAEEIKITAGKNPVAQAAAALYIACMNNGEGISQKSFSREAGVSDVTVRNRATFLKKNLGL, via the coding sequence ATGACGTCGGCATATCCAAACGAGTATGACATCAGGTGCGATCTTGACGCCTGCCAGACCTACCCGATAATCACCGATTCCGAGAGGGGCGAGATGTTCTGCGGTGGCTGCGGGTCGGTCCTGGTGCAGAGAATGGAGGATGCGGCATACGGGGAGCGCGGCCACTCGTGGGAGGAGTTCTCGTCCCGCAGCAGGACCGGCCCCGGAACGTCGCTTGCCATGAACGACAGGGGGCTCTCCACCATGATAGGGAGGAATGTCGATTCGTCAGGAAACGCCCTTTCCGGGAGGACGAGGCAGACGTTCAACAGGCTGCGGGTCTGGGACCAGCGCAGCAGGTCCCGCTCGGTCTCCAATTTGGGCAAGGCCCTGATCCAGCTCAATGCCATGGGGATAAAGCTCGGGGTGCCCGAGCCGGCAGTCGAGAAGGCCGCATACATATACAGAAAGGCGGTCGGCGAGAAGCTCACGCGGGGCAGGACCGTCTCGTCGCTGATCGCGGCGTCCCTGTACGCGGCATGCAGGGAGAGCGGCATACCAAGGACTCTTGACGACATGGCGCGGGTGTCAAACGTCGAGCGCAGGATACTCTCGAGGGATCTTAGGACGATGCTCAGGAAGCTCGGCATGAGCCTGACCCAGTATGACACGAGCTCGTTTATCACAAAGATAGCAAACAACCTCGGCCTGAAGGAGAAGACAAAGCGGGACGCGGTGGATCTGCTCAGGAGGGCAGAAGAGATCAAGATAACCGCGGGCAAGAACCCTGTCGCCCAGGCTGCAGCTGCGCTCTACATTGCATGCATGAACAACGGCGAGGGGATCAGCCAGAAGAGCTTTTCCCGCGAGGCCGGCGTCAGCGATGTAACGGTGAGAAACCGGGCGACGTTCCTCAAAAAGAACCTGGGCCTCTGA
- a CDS encoding ferritin-like protein (COG1528), whose amino-acid sequence MVFNRPRTTHGMRLSPRLKKMLNDQIGMELYAANYYLSMASWCEATGYEGSAKQLYMQADEERAHMMKIVQHLNEIGAGAVIPSVVKPPGTFKSLEAVFKLALKNEQAVTVAFDKMTDAAQKAKDHATFAFLQWFVSEQIEEEKKMETILQKFDLLGRDKIAVYEVDKIIGAMEPEPAAAA is encoded by the coding sequence ATGGTATTTAATCGGCCCCGCACCACCCACGGCATGAGGCTCTCCCCCCGGCTCAAAAAGATGCTCAACGACCAGATCGGCATGGAGCTGTACGCCGCAAACTATTACCTGTCCATGGCGTCATGGTGCGAGGCGACCGGATACGAGGGCTCGGCCAAGCAGCTCTACATGCAGGCCGACGAGGAGCGCGCCCACATGATGAAGATAGTGCAGCACCTCAACGAGATCGGGGCGGGCGCCGTAATCCCGTCGGTGGTAAAGCCGCCCGGCACGTTCAAGAGCCTCGAGGCGGTATTCAAACTGGCGCTAAAAAACGAGCAGGCCGTGACCGTCGCGTTCGACAAGATGACGGACGCGGCGCAAAAGGCAAAGGATCACGCGACGTTTGCGTTCCTGCAGTGGTTCGTCAGCGAGCAGATAGAAGAGGAGAAGAAAATGGAGACCATACTGCAAAAGTTCGACCTGCTGGGCAGGGACAAGATAGCCGTCTATGAAGTGGACAAGATAATAGGGGCCATGGAGCCCGAGCCGGCCGCGGCCGCCTAG
- a CDS encoding archaeal DNA polymerase II, large subunit (COG1933), giving the protein MSGGDVEEYLRGADMPEEYRRYYSSLSGGTYDIFEKAASAKSNLADSSGMVEPKIAVDLSDRVAKMHDLDIAGPLRELLATKGKELAALMLAKEIMDGKYLPEADIEKRIDSAVRVGLAVVTEGVTIAPLQGIADVITKKNKDGSEYLSVSIAGPMRSAGGTESAVTMLIADYVRRQAGLAEYQADSLDDETGRFIEELRIYEREVGSFQFHVLDEDIRAVISHLPVELDGVDTDPYEVVNHKGMSRIQTDRVRGGALRVLNDGLIGRSKKLLKRIELYGLDGWEWLAELKGAVQTGENKEDAAAKRMREVITGRSVLSMPNRLGGFRLRYGRACNTGYTSVGFHPAVAEILDHTIAVGTQVKIDIPGKGATVAFVDTIEAPTVRLAGGDVVKIRDVAHGIELKGSIERILHLGDMLISFGDFLENNAQLVPSGYVEEIWKMDMEAAGAAQGSPSSADEAVRISRELGVPLHPRYLYYWDQISHEELAMLLSPLDKGDAISYPAACKPVLEKLGVPHKAGPEGPVLEGDEARIFRELILDNPPGPDASAPVPELISRSSGITIRDKFSTSIGVRIGRPEKAAPRQMRPPTHCLFPVGGTGGPTNNLLKSAARPGFSADILSRRCPGCGEPSISIRCWACGERTAVERTCMQCGTDVDGEECERCGRPGLAHSRVEFPLKKMLVSAQEKTGVRAHDPLKGVKELAHQDRIAEPLEKGLIRQSRSLTVFKDGTVRFDATNSPMTHFKPSWIGTSAEKLRELGYETDVDGKKLEGPDQLVELRMQDIVIPLEGAKYLVSACGYIDAELDKLYGAPPFYKVPDLGGLIGHLVVGLAPHTSVGVAARIIGYTETHVCFGTPNWHSAKRRDADGDADSIILLMDALLNFSRHYLSDRIGGLMDAPLLIQPLVLPHESQSQAHNIEVVKRLPPGFYEAAAARKKASEVGCVEIVKSRLETAGQFGGYHFTHGTSSLTTSRPRSAYSTLGSMLDKLDLQIRNANLIAAVDAAEIISNVISTHLVPDIMGNLRAYARQNFRCTACGKSYRRIPLAQRCSCGNGLIQTITRASVEKYLKLAKRLVNEYDVGAYQRGRIHALSDEIELVFGKGGGDQALLTDF; this is encoded by the coding sequence ATGTCCGGGGGTGACGTAGAAGAGTATCTCAGGGGGGCCGACATGCCAGAAGAGTACCGCCGGTACTATTCGTCCCTGTCGGGCGGCACATACGATATATTTGAAAAGGCAGCATCAGCAAAGTCCAACTTGGCCGATTCGTCCGGCATGGTCGAGCCCAAGATAGCTGTGGACCTCTCGGACAGGGTCGCCAAAATGCACGATCTGGACATAGCCGGGCCGCTGCGCGAGCTCCTCGCCACCAAAGGCAAGGAGCTTGCGGCGCTGATGCTTGCCAAGGAGATAATGGATGGCAAGTACCTCCCCGAGGCGGATATAGAAAAGCGGATCGACTCGGCCGTAAGGGTGGGGCTGGCCGTGGTCACCGAGGGCGTGACGATTGCCCCCCTCCAGGGCATAGCCGATGTCATCACCAAAAAGAACAAGGACGGCTCAGAGTACCTTTCCGTCTCCATAGCGGGGCCCATGCGCTCCGCCGGGGGCACGGAATCCGCAGTCACCATGCTGATAGCCGATTATGTAAGGAGGCAGGCGGGCCTTGCAGAGTACCAGGCGGACTCGCTTGACGACGAGACTGGGCGCTTCATAGAGGAGCTGAGGATCTACGAGCGCGAGGTGGGGAGCTTTCAGTTCCATGTATTAGACGAGGACATACGGGCGGTGATCTCCCACCTTCCGGTGGAGCTCGACGGGGTGGACACCGACCCATACGAGGTGGTCAACCACAAGGGGATGAGCAGGATCCAGACGGACAGGGTGCGGGGGGGCGCCCTGCGGGTCCTCAACGACGGACTCATAGGCAGGTCGAAGAAGCTGCTCAAAAGGATAGAGCTGTACGGCCTTGACGGCTGGGAGTGGCTCGCAGAACTCAAGGGCGCGGTCCAGACCGGCGAGAACAAGGAGGATGCCGCGGCAAAGAGGATGAGGGAGGTGATAACGGGCCGGTCTGTGCTCTCCATGCCGAACAGGCTGGGGGGGTTCCGGCTGCGCTACGGCCGCGCCTGCAACACCGGGTACACCTCGGTGGGATTCCACCCGGCGGTGGCCGAGATCCTGGATCACACGATAGCCGTGGGCACCCAGGTCAAGATCGACATACCCGGCAAGGGCGCGACCGTGGCATTCGTCGATACGATCGAGGCGCCCACCGTCAGGCTTGCCGGGGGCGACGTGGTAAAGATAAGGGACGTTGCGCACGGCATCGAGCTAAAGGGCAGCATAGAAAGGATCCTCCACCTGGGGGACATGCTCATATCGTTTGGCGACTTTCTCGAGAACAACGCGCAGCTCGTGCCCTCGGGGTATGTAGAGGAGATCTGGAAGATGGACATGGAGGCCGCGGGCGCCGCACAAGGCAGCCCGTCCTCGGCGGACGAGGCGGTGCGGATCTCCCGCGAGCTGGGGGTGCCCCTGCACCCCCGGTACCTCTACTACTGGGACCAGATCTCGCACGAGGAGCTGGCCATGCTGCTCTCCCCGCTGGATAAGGGGGACGCGATATCGTACCCCGCCGCCTGCAAGCCGGTACTCGAAAAGCTCGGGGTCCCGCACAAGGCCGGCCCGGAGGGCCCCGTCCTGGAAGGCGACGAGGCCCGGATATTCCGCGAGCTGATCCTGGATAATCCCCCCGGCCCGGACGCATCGGCCCCCGTGCCTGAGCTGATCTCCCGCTCATCAGGCATAACCATACGCGACAAGTTCTCCACCTCGATCGGGGTCAGGATAGGCAGGCCCGAGAAGGCGGCCCCGCGGCAGATGCGGCCGCCGACCCACTGCCTGTTCCCGGTGGGGGGCACGGGCGGCCCCACCAACAACCTGCTCAAATCGGCGGCGCGGCCGGGCTTTAGCGCCGACATACTCAGCCGCCGGTGCCCCGGGTGCGGCGAGCCGTCGATCAGCATACGGTGCTGGGCCTGCGGCGAGAGGACCGCGGTCGAGCGCACCTGCATGCAGTGCGGGACGGACGTCGACGGGGAGGAGTGCGAGAGGTGCGGCAGGCCGGGGCTGGCGCACTCGCGCGTCGAGTTCCCGCTCAAAAAGATGCTTGTCTCTGCGCAGGAAAAGACGGGGGTGAGGGCGCACGACCCCCTCAAGGGCGTAAAAGAGCTTGCACACCAGGACCGGATTGCCGAGCCCCTCGAGAAAGGGCTGATCAGGCAGAGCAGGAGCCTGACCGTCTTCAAGGACGGAACAGTCCGGTTCGATGCGACCAACTCGCCCATGACGCACTTCAAGCCGTCCTGGATAGGCACCAGCGCGGAGAAACTCAGGGAACTCGGCTACGAGACCGACGTCGACGGAAAGAAACTCGAGGGGCCCGACCAGCTCGTCGAGCTCAGGATGCAGGATATTGTCATACCCCTGGAGGGCGCCAAATACCTGGTGTCGGCCTGCGGGTATATCGACGCGGAGCTGGACAAGCTGTACGGCGCCCCCCCGTTTTACAAAGTCCCGGATTTAGGGGGCCTGATCGGCCATCTTGTAGTCGGCCTCGCACCCCACACCTCCGTCGGCGTGGCTGCAAGAATCATAGGGTATACGGAGACGCACGTCTGCTTTGGGACTCCCAACTGGCATTCCGCAAAGAGGAGGGACGCCGACGGCGACGCAGATTCCATAATACTTCTCATGGACGCGCTTCTGAATTTTTCCCGGCACTATCTGTCCGACAGGATCGGCGGCCTCATGGACGCGCCGCTGCTCATCCAGCCGCTGGTGCTGCCGCACGAGTCCCAGTCGCAGGCGCACAACATCGAGGTTGTAAAGCGGCTGCCGCCGGGGTTCTACGAGGCTGCTGCTGCGCGCAAAAAGGCCTCGGAGGTTGGCTGCGTGGAGATCGTAAAGTCGCGGCTGGAGACGGCAGGGCAGTTCGGGGGGTATCACTTTACACACGGGACGTCATCGCTTACCACATCGAGGCCCCGCAGCGCCTACTCGACCCTCGGATCGATGCTCGACAAGCTGGACCTGCAGATCCGCAACGCAAACTTGATAGCCGCAGTTGACGCTGCCGAGATCATATCAAACGTGATATCCACGCACCTTGTGCCCGACATAATGGGGAACCTCCGGGCGTACGCCAGGCAGAACTTCCGATGCACCGCATGCGGCAAGAGCTACAGGAGGATCCCCCTTGCACAGCGCTGCTCCTGCGGCAACGGGCTCATCCAGACCATAACCCGGGCGTCGGTCGAAAAGTACCTAAAATTAGCAAAGAGGCTGGTCAACGAGTATGACGTGGGGGCGTACCAGCGGGGCAGGATCCACGCCCTCTCCGACGAGATCGAGCTCGTATTCGGGAAGGGCGGCGGGGACCAGGCACTGCTGACCGACTTTTGA
- a CDS encoding phosphate-binding enzymes, TIM-barrel fold (COG1646), with protein sequence MAPDNDPPGAHAVPVGAVEARLRSELKKRKTLLFALIDSEVSDTKSAQDLARGAEKAGASAILVGGSSTGDQAETSRIVGDIKEATTIPVILFPGNVTGVAPGADAILFSSLMNSENPYFITQAQALGAPSVLKFGLEALPTAYLVIGEGTSVWFVGAARGIPLGKPRIAAAYSLAARFLGMRFVYLEAGSGAESPVKPEMIRAVREAFDGFLIVGGGIRDEEAARRASEAGADAIVIGTMLEGGGSLDKLSRIAGAIGGT encoded by the coding sequence ATGGCCCCGGATAATGACCCCCCCGGGGCGCATGCAGTTCCGGTGGGCGCGGTGGAGGCCCGCCTCAGGTCGGAGCTCAAAAAGAGAAAGACGCTCCTATTCGCCCTGATTGATTCGGAGGTATCAGATACCAAGTCAGCACAGGACCTGGCAAGGGGGGCGGAGAAGGCGGGCGCCTCGGCGATCCTGGTCGGGGGATCGTCCACAGGAGACCAGGCAGAGACGTCCCGGATAGTGGGAGACATCAAGGAGGCAACCACGATCCCCGTGATCCTCTTTCCAGGCAATGTAACGGGGGTGGCCCCGGGCGCGGATGCGATCCTCTTCAGCTCCCTTATGAACTCGGAGAACCCGTACTTTATCACACAGGCACAGGCATTAGGGGCCCCCAGCGTGCTAAAGTTCGGCCTCGAGGCGCTCCCGACGGCATACCTTGTGATAGGCGAGGGCACCTCGGTCTGGTTTGTGGGAGCCGCACGCGGGATACCGCTGGGCAAGCCCCGGATTGCCGCGGCCTACTCGCTTGCGGCCAGGTTTCTCGGCATGAGGTTCGTCTATCTGGAGGCAGGCTCGGGGGCAGAATCGCCCGTGAAACCGGAGATGATCAGGGCCGTCCGCGAGGCCTTTGACGGCTTTCTCATAGTGGGCGGCGGCATCAGGGACGAGGAAGCGGCCAGGCGCGCATCGGAGGCTGGCGCGGATGCGATAGTGATAGGGACGATGCTCGAGGGGGGCGGCTCCCTGGACAAGCTCTCCCGGATAGCAGGGGCAATCGGGGGCACCTGA
- a CDS encoding Cdc6-related protein, AAA superfamily ATPase (COG1474): MSITLQKQETDQDPVDAILDTAENGKSVIRNREMLRFTYIPETIHHRDGEQRNVTHSLSPILKRSRPSNLLVYGKPGTGKTLVVKKILQKIQERVKRSDFPIKLVYTNAKDETTLYGLLVSFGRQLGLDEKELPPTGLAISEVFKRLIKAIDTGRTNAVFVIDEIDYLAHLVSKTRKDVLYQLTRANERIREGSLTIVGISNDLAFKERLDPRVLSALSEEEVVFANYSVDQIRMILEDRAGEAFVPGAVSSSALNLCAAMAGREHGDARRAIDLLRVAGEMAERAAADGVTEGHVRDAALKIEENKENTALRSYPLHEKLVILAVMRSKGSSTGEIYSTYRELCRLTGQAVLTQRRATQMLSDVELSGMVSGRITHQGIHGRTKKFKLTVPPATVREAFGDDLILADII, from the coding sequence ATGAGCATCACACTTCAGAAACAAGAGACCGATCAGGATCCAGTGGATGCGATCTTGGATACGGCCGAGAACGGCAAGTCGGTGATAAGAAACAGGGAGATGCTCAGGTTCACCTACATACCGGAGACCATCCATCATAGGGACGGCGAGCAGAGAAACGTGACCCACTCACTCTCCCCAATACTCAAGCGATCAAGGCCCTCCAACCTGCTTGTGTATGGAAAGCCAGGAACTGGCAAGACGCTTGTTGTAAAAAAGATACTGCAAAAGATCCAAGAGCGTGTCAAGCGGTCAGACTTTCCCATCAAGCTGGTCTATACAAACGCAAAGGATGAGACCACCCTGTACGGGCTATTGGTGAGCTTCGGCAGGCAGCTGGGCCTTGATGAGAAGGAGCTTCCGCCAACCGGCCTTGCCATCTCGGAGGTATTCAAGCGGCTGATCAAGGCGATAGATACAGGCAGGACCAACGCCGTATTTGTTATAGACGAGATAGACTACCTTGCACACCTGGTCTCAAAGACCAGAAAGGACGTGTTGTACCAGCTGACCCGTGCAAACGAGAGGATAAGGGAGGGCTCCCTTACGATAGTGGGCATCTCAAACGATCTGGCCTTCAAGGAGAGGCTGGATCCCCGGGTGCTCAGCGCACTCAGCGAGGAAGAGGTGGTCTTTGCCAACTATTCTGTCGATCAGATCAGGATGATACTAGAGGACAGGGCGGGGGAGGCGTTTGTCCCCGGGGCCGTCTCATCTTCTGCGCTCAACTTGTGCGCCGCAATGGCCGGCAGGGAGCACGGCGATGCCAGGCGCGCCATCGACCTTCTAAGGGTGGCAGGCGAGATGGCCGAGAGGGCAGCCGCCGACGGCGTGACCGAGGGCCACGTCAGGGATGCCGCGCTAAAGATAGAGGAGAACAAAGAGAACACGGCCCTCCGGTCGTACCCGCTACATGAAAAGCTGGTCATACTGGCGGTCATGAGGTCAAAGGGCTCGTCAACGGGGGAGATCTACTCTACATACAGGGAGCTTTGCAGGCTGACCGGCCAGGCGGTGCTCACCCAGCGGAGGGCCACGCAGATGCTCAGCGACGTGGAGCTCTCCGGGATGGTCTCGGGCCGGATTACCCACCAAGGGATACACGGCAGGACGAAAAAGTTCAAGCTGACCGTCCCTCCGGCGACCGTCCGGGAGGCCTTTGGGGACGACCTGATCCTGGCGGATATAATATAG